The Planifilum fimeticola genomic sequence TTGGTGATGCCGTTGATGATGCTGTTGGCCTGATCCCGCATGACGCCCCGGGAAAGGATGTTGCTTTTCGTATGGGTTCCCCAGTGGTGCACGCTGGCCGTGACGTTGGAACGCTGCTCCCCGGAGCCGACGACGATGGACTTCACATCCACCTGTCCGCCGGTCCCGTTCAAATGGGTCGTGATGTCCGACAGGGTGTTGCCCCCGCTCAGATCGCCGACCAGCCATTCCAGCTGACCGTCACGGTCCACCACACCGCGGCGATAAAAGACGTCCGTCGCCTGCTTGCCCATGTGGTTGATCGTGGCCACCCGAACGCGGGCCCCTTGACCGACGATGGCCTCCAAGACCCCGTTGTGGACCGCTTCTTCCTCTTGCTCCGAAACCACGTTGACGACGAGGTCGACCCGGCTGTTGGCCTCCGCCACAACCAGCACGTGGGACAGGAGCCCCACCCCTGCGCCGTCGGCCCAGAACAGGCTCTGGAAGGGAAGGTCCACTTCCACGCCCTTGGGAACGTAGAGGAAGACGCCTCCGCTCCACAGGGCGGCGTGGAGAGCGGCCAGGCGGTGTTCATCCGGACGCACGCCCTTCGTCATGAAGTATTTGCGCACAAGATCCGGATAATCCCGCACGGCGGAGGCGAGATCGGTGAAGATGATCCCCTTCTCCTTCAGCGCCGCGTCCAGGTGAACGTACACCGGATCCGCATTTTTCTGCACGATGACGTTGTCCTTCTCCATGTCGGAAGACAGAAGGGACTGAACCGATTCCGGCAGGGCCTTCAGGCTGTCCAGAGGGGACGCCTCGGCCATGGGCTCAAACCGGGTGAAATTCCACCTGTCGATCCGGGTTTTCTGCACCCGGGGCAAGTCGAGGCGGCCTGCGGCCTGAAGGGCTTCGAGACGAAACTGGCGCATCCAATCGGGTTCTTGATGTTTTTCGGACAGCTGGTTTACCGTTTTCTGGTCAAAAAGAATTCCCGTATCCACACTCATTGCCGTCACCCACCTTAGGCCTCTTGCTCGACCGTTTCGTCTTCGATGCCCAGCTCTTCCTTGATCCAGTCGTAGCCCCGCTCTTCCAGTTGAAGCGCCAATTCCGGTCCGCCGGAACGGACGATCCGCCCCTGCATGATGACGTGGACGAAATCGGGTTTGATGTAGTTGAGGAGCCGCTGATAGTGGGTGATGATCAGAACACCCAGATTGGGGCTGCGCATCGAGTTCACCCCGTGGGCCACCACCTTGATGGAGTCGATGTCCAGACCGGAATCGATCTCGTCCAGGATGGCGATCCGGGGTTCCAGCATCATCATCTGCAGAATCTCATTCCGCTTCTTCTCCCCGCCGGAGAACCCTTCGTTCAGGTAGCGCTGGGCGAAGGATTCGTCGATGCCGAGGATCTCCATCTTCTCATCCAGCTGGCGGATGAACTTCATCAGGGAGAGTTCGTTTCCTTCTCCCCGGCGGGCATTGATGGCGCTGCGCAGGAAGTCGCTGTTGGTCACCCCGCTCACTTCGGAGGGATACTGCATCGCCAGGAACAGCCCCTTGAGCGCCCGCTCATTCACCTCCATCTCCAGGACGTCCTCGCCGTCCAGGAGGACCCTCCCTTTTGTCACTTCATATTTGGGATGCCCCATGATCGCCTGGGCCAGGGTGCTCTTTCCGGTCCCGTTGGGACCCATGATCGCGTGAACTTCCCCGCCGTTGATCTCCAGGTTGACCCCTTTCAAGATCTCCTTGTCCTCCACGGAGACATGAAGATCTTCTATGATCAGTTTCGGTGAATTCGCCATGTGCATGACCTCCAATGTTTCTTTCTTTTTATTTCAAACCGATGATGACCGGTCCGGGGCGGCGGAATCGCAGGACTCATCGACCCCTCATCCGGACATCTCGGGAATTGCCAACAAAAAACCAAAGGACCTGTGTTCGGGCCCTTCGTTTATGATAACATAATGAGCGAAGAGCTTCACTTTGAATTGATTCTCACGTGATTTTCATTTTAAACTGATTCTCAATTGATTCTTATTCCATTTTATCCGATGACCCGACGGACATCAAGGTTGAACTCAAGGGTTGCGCACATGAAAAAAATGGGCCGATTCCGAAAGGGTTTGCGGAGGGATGCGCCATGCGACTGAAAGGAAAAAAAGTGGTCTGTTTGGTCGAAGCGGATTTTGAAGACCTGGAACTGTGGTATCCCGTGATGAGGCTGAGGGAGGAGGGGGCGGAGGTCCTGTTGGCAGGCCCCGAGCGGGGCGCGGTATATAAAGGTAAATACGGGGTTCCCGCGACGGCGGACCTTTCCTTTGAAGAGCTGGATCCCGATGCGTACGACGGCCTCCTGATCCCCGGCGGATGGGCGCCGGATAAATTGCGCCGCGACCCGAAGGTGCTCCGGACCGTTCGCTCCCTCCATGAGGCCGGGAAGCCTATCGGACAGATCTGCCACGCCGGTTGGGTGCTGATCTCGGCCCAGATCCTGAAAGGGAAGCGGGTCACCTCCACCCCCGGCATCCGGGACGACATGGAAAACGCCGGAGCCCTCTGGGTGGATGAGCCGGTGGTTGTCGACGGGAACCTGGTCTCCAGCCGTCGCCCCCCGGATCTGCCCGCCTATGCCAAGACCTTCTGCGATCTGCTGGCGGAAAGATGACCACGCGGCCGATCCGATGCCTGGAATGCTACCTGCGGCGGCCGGGCGGTCGATGCGATTTTTGTCCCCTTCATCGGAAAAACCGCCACCTGTACCGGCCCATCGGCGGCGGTTGGTTTGTAAAAAAGGAAGAGCAGGACCGAAAATCCGCGGAAGACAAGAATCCCTCCCCGTAGACCGGTCCTTTTTTAAAAAGGACGATGGGGTAACACCCCCTCCGTCCCCGCTGTGAAGCGTGCTGAAGCCCAAAAAATGGAACACCAAACCGAAACCGCTCCGATTGACACATCGGTTCGGTTCTGCTATTTTTGTATTCTGCAGCCCTTTTCATCTGACCTTTTGTTCGGGTATTCACAACCTCCACATCTCACAATTCAACAGGCGAACGGCTCCTTCCTGTGGGAATGGAAGGTTTTTTTATTCAAAAAATAAGGGTTCAAAAGAGGAGTGCACATGATCTGAGAGAGGGGACGCATTATGGGGCAACCAAAAAAACAACCGCCGAAGAAAGCGGAGAGAAACCAAGTCCGAGTCGTGCCGCTGCTGGCCGTTTTGCTTTCCGGAGCCTTCGTCGCCATCCTGAATGAAACGCTGCTTAACGTGGCGATCACGCCGATCATGGAGTCCTTTCAGGTGGGGGCAAATACCGCCCAGTGGCTCACCACCAGTTACCTGCTCGTCATTGCCGTCTTGGTTCCGGTGAGCGCCTTTCTCATTCAGCGCTTCACCACAAGGCAGCTTTACACAGCCGCCATGACCCTGTTCGGCGTGGGAACCCTGATCGCCGGAACGGCTCCCGTCTTTGCGCTTCTGCTGCTGGGGCGCGTCCTGCAGGCCTCCGGCACCGGGATTCTGATCCCGCTGTTCACCAACGTTATCCTGGCCCTGATTCCGCCGGAAAGAAGAGGACGGGTCATGGGTCTGTTCGGGCTGGTCATCATGTTCGCCCCCGCCGTCGGTCCGACGGTGTCCGGGCTGATCGTGGATTACCTGTCCTGGCGCTGGCTGTTTTATCTGGTCCTTCCGATCGCCGTCATCGCCATTTTGTACGGCGCCCTTTCCCTGAAAAACGTCACGGAAGTGACCCGCCCGAAAATGGATCTGATCTCGGTCGTGCTGTCCACGATCGGCTTCGGCGGAGTGGTCTTCGGATTCAGCTCCGCCGGAGAAGGGGCGGGGGGCTGGAAGGACCCGGAAGTGATCATCGCGCTGACGGCCGGTCTGATCTCCCTCGTCCTGTTTGTGATCCGCCAGAGGAAATTGGCAACCCCCATGCTCGACATGCGGGTTTTCGCCTACCCGATGTTCAGCCTGGCCATCGTCGTCATGATGATCGTGGTGATGACCATGTTTGCCACCATGATCGTCATGCCGATCTATCTGCTGAAGGTGCTCGCCTTCAGCGCCGTGACGGTCGGGTTGATCATGCTGCCGGGCGGCCTGATCAACGGCGCCCTGTCGCCGGTGATGGGGTATCTGTTTGACAAGTTCGGACCCCGCTGGCTCCTGATCCCGGGCATTGTCACGATGACCATCACCGTCTTCCTGTTCCGGTCCCTGGATCAGGATACGTCGCCCTTGACCGTCGTCGTCCTGCACACGCTGCTGATGGTTTCGGTGGCGATGGTGATGATGCCGGCCCAAACCAACGGCCTGAATCAATTGCCCCCCTTCCTGTATCCCCACGGCGCGGCGATCGCCAACACCCTGATGCAGGTCTCCGGCGCTATCGGAACCGCGTTGTTCGTCACCATTATGACCCTGGGGCAGCAACGCTACATGGAAGGACATCCCGGCGCGGCCGATGAGACAGCCGCTCTGGCGGCGGGCGTCAAGCAGGCCTTCACCTTCGGATTTCTCCTGGGCATCCTCGCCCTGATCCTCGCCCTGTTTGTGAAGCGGGTGGTGACCTCGCCCTCAAAGCCGGGGGAAGACGGACCGGAAAAAACGGGAGGTTTCCAAAAGGAACCCGAAATGGTTTAAACAAATGCAATCTCCGGAGGGAAGTGCGGTGCTCTTCCTCCGGCTGTTTTTCCCATTCAGAATTCGGAATGGTGACACTTATCAGGAGATAATTCCCCATGTACCAAGCGATGATGGACATCTCCTCCCTGACCCGCAACCCGCCCTTTGGTGAGGGGTGATTTGCAAAGGAGCGGCCCTTCCTCCTCACGCCGAACGCTGACGGCGTCCCGGAACCGCTGAAGGGGACCGCGTGGCGGGTCGGCCGGAGGTCAGGAACCGGGAGAAACGGTTTGGGACTGTGCACTGCGGGCAGCAAGGGAGGAAACCCATGTCGGTGTGGAGCTGATCCCCTCCCCTGTCACCTATTTTCACAACATGGACACTGAAGAGCTTCGGCGGATCCGGGTCCTCGACCGCGTCGCGCCGCTGCTCTTCAGCCGGACCGCCAATCCCCGTCCGGATCGGCCCGATGCCCCCGGGCCGCCGACGGGTCCCTTCATCGACTTTGCCCTGTCCTCTCCCGGCCAAAGGCTTGGGACCCGATCCGGCCGGGAGACGACGTGAAGGGACTGCTTCTCTGTCCCGTCGATGGCTGAACCTGACCGAAAGCGGGAGCCGAGCTGAAGGAATTGGCGGACTCGGCTTTCAAGGCGATCGGTCGGCCCAACTTCGATTGGTGCCGTCCATGGGTTCCTAAGGAGAAGGCGATGGACATCGCTTTCCGCCTTTTAGAGAGACATCCGGAACTGTTCGGGATCTGGAAAGAATCATCGCTCTCCGGGGCTTTCCTGGCAGTGAAGGATCATGTGCACCTGTTCCAGCTCCAGAGAAAACCCCACTCTCTCCAGAAGTTCCGCCGCCGTCCGGTTGGAAAGCGGCAGGTTGATCGCCGTCCGCTTGACCGGCTGATGCAGGGGGGCCAGCGCTTCTCCCAACAGGGAACGCATGACGGCCTCACCGTCGCTCCGTTCCGGATCCGCTTCGCATTGGAACAGGGTGATCCCCGCGAGGTTTCCCTCCGCATCAAAGGCGCACCGGCGCAGGGCGTACCCCGCCGCTCTCCCCTCGGGGTCGAAGGCGATAAGGGATTCTCCTCCGGTGAGACTGGGCCAATGGGTTTGCCAGGGCGCCGTCAGGCGGTAAAAGGGAAGCCGGGCCGCATCCTGTGGCATCCCCCTCCGAACCGCATAACTTGTCCCGCCCCCGTCCCGAAGTTCTTCCAGGGAACCGGAGCACCGATACACCCCGAGCCGGTTGATCACTACATAACCCATCCGTTTGTACAGAGCGATCGCCCTTTCATTCTGCCGGATCGCCTCCAGGGTGGCGATGTCCACCCCGTTCTCGCGGTAAATGCCCAAGGCCGCCTCCACCAGCGCCCTGCCCACCCCCAAGCGGCGGCTGCGGGGAACGACGGCGGTTCCCCCGTTCCAGGCGACCCGCTTGCCCTCGATGAGACGGATGCCG encodes the following:
- the sufD gene encoding Fe-S cluster assembly protein SufD yields the protein MSVDTGILFDQKTVNQLSEKHQEPDWMRQFRLEALQAAGRLDLPRVQKTRIDRWNFTRFEPMAEASPLDSLKALPESVQSLLSSDMEKDNVIVQKNADPVYVHLDAALKEKGIIFTDLASAVRDYPDLVRKYFMTKGVRPDEHRLAALHAALWSGGVFLYVPKGVEVDLPFQSLFWADGAGVGLLSHVLVVAEANSRVDLVVNVVSEQEEEAVHNGVLEAIVGQGARVRVATINHMGKQATDVFYRRGVVDRDGQLEWLVGDLSGGNTLSDITTHLNGTGGQVDVKSIVVGSGEQRSNVTASVHHWGTHTKSNILSRGVMRDQANSIINGITKIEKGATKADGQQAENVLMLNSRARGDANPILLIDENDVKAGHAASVGRIDEIQMFYLMSRGISREEAEKLIIFGFLAPVLSAIPFESLKQQLNRVIERKLQR
- a CDS encoding type 1 glutamine amidotransferase domain-containing protein — protein: MRLKGKKVVCLVEADFEDLELWYPVMRLREEGAEVLLAGPERGAVYKGKYGVPATADLSFEELDPDAYDGLLIPGGWAPDKLRRDPKVLRTVRSLHEAGKPIGQICHAGWVLISAQILKGKRVTSTPGIRDDMENAGALWVDEPVVVDGNLVSSRRPPDLPAYAKTFCDLLAER
- a CDS encoding MDR family MFS transporter, with the protein product MGQPKKQPPKKAERNQVRVVPLLAVLLSGAFVAILNETLLNVAITPIMESFQVGANTAQWLTTSYLLVIAVLVPVSAFLIQRFTTRQLYTAAMTLFGVGTLIAGTAPVFALLLLGRVLQASGTGILIPLFTNVILALIPPERRGRVMGLFGLVIMFAPAVGPTVSGLIVDYLSWRWLFYLVLPIAVIAILYGALSLKNVTEVTRPKMDLISVVLSTIGFGGVVFGFSSAGEGAGGWKDPEVIIALTAGLISLVLFVIRQRKLATPMLDMRVFAYPMFSLAIVVMMIVVMTMFATMIVMPIYLLKVLAFSAVTVGLIMLPGGLINGALSPVMGYLFDKFGPRWLLIPGIVTMTITVFLFRSLDQDTSPLTVVVLHTLLMVSVAMVMMPAQTNGLNQLPPFLYPHGAAIANTLMQVSGAIGTALFVTIMTLGQQRYMEGHPGAADETAALAAGVKQAFTFGFLLGILALILALFVKRVVTSPSKPGEDGPEKTGGFQKEPEMV
- the sufC gene encoding Fe-S cluster assembly ATPase SufC, with protein sequence MANSPKLIIEDLHVSVEDKEILKGVNLEINGGEVHAIMGPNGTGKSTLAQAIMGHPKYEVTKGRVLLDGEDVLEMEVNERALKGLFLAMQYPSEVSGVTNSDFLRSAINARRGEGNELSLMKFIRQLDEKMEILGIDESFAQRYLNEGFSGGEKKRNEILQMMMLEPRIAILDEIDSGLDIDSIKVVAHGVNSMRSPNLGVLIITHYQRLLNYIKPDFVHVIMQGRIVRSGGPELALQLEERGYDWIKEELGIEDETVEQEA
- a CDS encoding GNAT family N-acetyltransferase; this translates as MIEIRRLSECTWKEAVGVWNEGFQDYFADVKMDADTFTARMAREGLSPELSIMAFHDGRPAGILLNGIRLIEGKRVAWNGGTAVVPRSRRLGVGRALVEAALGIYRENGVDIATLEAIRQNERAIALYKRMGYVVINRLGVYRCSGSLEELRDGGGTSYAVRRGMPQDAARLPFYRLTAPWQTHWPSLTGGESLIAFDPEGRAAGYALRRCAFDAEGNLAGITLFQCEADPERSDGEAVMRSLLGEALAPLHQPVKRTAINLPLSNRTAAELLERVGFSLELEQVHMILHCQESPGER